ACTTAGAGTCCGAATTACAGGAAACTTATACTTAATTTAACATTGTACTGTTGTATTAATTATAAccacttttttaaatacaaaCCTATGTAAATATTAGAAATTAATATAGCAAGAAAGGTCGCATTTCTCATTCTGGGTATTGGATTAAAACATATTgtctttgtttttcattgaTATCAGCGATGTTACTGGGCTATTAAATGCGATGTTAATTTATAACTATAACTATAGAATGAACATACGTTTGTGCTACGAATATACACTCGTTGTTATTAagttatctttttttttttaataaaaatgaacagGACTATTTGAACTATGAAACGTAAGTTCTTTTAGCATCATATTCAATTATagttaaacaaaattgtttattactATTAAAATAACACTGATTATCTTTGGAGACATACTTTATATCAAATTacaataattattaataaaactcattgcaatttatttttctcaacTGCGTTAGCTAATTCACTGCTACGCGATATAACTAATTAACGATTGCTGCTTCAGCTCGATAATTCCTTTTCGTCAAGGATACATTGCGATATAGTCTTAAGAGAGCAAACTGCATAAAGCCGGCTTTGGGATATATTTAACTGACTGTTGAATTATAAATTGTCATGGTGTTTGAAAGGACACTAATTGACCTAATTAAAGGGATAAGATCTCATGCAAATGATGAGGAAGCATTTATTGCGACTTGTTTACTAGAATGTCGAAAAGAAGCGACATCGCAGGATGCAGATCTTAAATCAGAAGCAATCTTAAAGCTTGCATATGTTCGTTCaactttatttataaagttACTAACAAAAGTAGCTGGAAATGTTAGGGGTGGATATTAGCTGGGCCAGTTTCCAAATCGTTGAGGTAATGTCTTCATCTAAAATTCTTCAGAAGCAGAAAGGGTATCTAGCTGCTGTCCAGTCTTTTAAACCAGATACAGACGTTTTAATGTTAACGACTAATTTGCTTAAGAaggtatgtttttttttaatctgtAAGTATTTACAAAGCTGACGGTTTTATTAGGATCTAATGAGCTCTAAAGTTCCAGAAATTACTCTGGCCATTGACGGTCTCTCACACTTCTCTACATTAGGCCTTGCGCGTGATTTATACCGAGACGTAttgattcttttaaatcattCCGTACCGTACGTAAGGAAACGTACAATTTTACTCCTATATCGACTATGCTTGCAGTATCCTGAAGCTATTTCAGCTTGCATTCCAAAATTACGTGAACGATTAGACGACCCTGACACTTCCGTTGTAAATGCTGCTGTCAGTGTAATTTGTGAATTAGCGAGAAGAGCTCCTAAAAATTACCTCGAGTTTGCTCCTGATCTTTTCCATCTTCTTACAACTTCCTCAAATAATTGGATGCTCATAAAGCTTATCAAATTATTTGCTTCCTTGACTCCATATGAACCTCGATTGgtgaagaaattgattcCTTCTTTGACAGACATTATTGAGAATACACATGCGATGTCACTTTTATATGAGTGTATCAACACAATAGTTTCCGGTAATATGCTTGTGGGTCACTCTCAATGCGACAAATTGGCAAGCCTTTGTGCTTCAAAATTACGCGGCTTTTTTGAGGACACTGATcagaatttaaaatacatCGCTCTTCTTTGTCTTCGTAAGCTTGCAAATACGCATCCTTCCCTTGTTTCTGCTCAATTGGACATCATTCTTAAATGTCTGGTCGATACTGACACTTCAATTCGTTTGCGAGCTTTAGACCTTGTTAACGAAATTGttaacaaagaaaatatcCGTACTATCGTTAAAACTTTAATGCTCCAATTAATCGTTTCGTCGGATGAATCAGCAGTTGAAGATATTAGAAACTCAACTGCGACGCGTATAATCGAAATGACTTCTAAATCAACATACATGAATATTGCGGATTTTGAATGGCTTTTGACGGTTTATGTTGATTTAGCCAACATTCCAGGTATTGACACCGGCACATTACTAAATAACCAAATCATTGATTTATGTGTCAGAGTTAAAGCCTTGCGCCCATTTTCTGTAGATATATTTTCCCAGGCCATTTTGGATCCTTCCTATGTATCAACTACTGATTGTTCTGTATCTGAAAAGCGTACCGACATTTTACCTGCCATCATATGGTGCCTCGGTGAATATGCTGAATTTATTGAGGAATATCTTGATATACTTGATGCCTTGACTCGTCCttcgtttaaaaaatgttcaaATCTTGCCCATCGCTTACTTTTACAGGCGATAACTAAAATATTCTGCCAATGGTGTCTTGAAGAGGAACCAACTTGGGGAGTAGAAAAGTTTGGCTTAGTAAAGTTATGGGTTGAGAAGATTGTTTCATTCATTGAACAATTCCTAAATTTTCAGGATATGGAAATTCAGAGAAGAGCCTCAgaattttacattttgtttaatcAAGTCAGTGACATTGTTAACACCTCTGATACTATGGAAGTTCTTGAGTTACAAAAGAAGCCTCCATATATCGTACAAAACACTATGTATAAGCTATTTTTTGGCGAACCTTTAAATCCTGTCGCTGTAAAAGCTCAAAGAAAAGTTATGCCTGATGAAAATTTGGATTTAAACTGTCCAATAAATGGCGTAATTGAAGTACCAAAAGAGCTACTTGAAAACATCATCCAAAGTGATGATtcgttaattaattttgataCAGAAGTACCTTCCTCTGGCATAGACACGTTCTCTAAAAAGCAATTCAATAGTTTAGAGTCTGTTCCTGTACAGCGTGATTTGAGCAGTCCTTTCTACCTTTCTTCGAATCAGCAC
This portion of the Schizosaccharomyces pombe strain 972h- genome assembly, chromosome: I genome encodes:
- the apl5 gene encoding AP-3 adaptor complex subunit Apl5 gives rise to the protein MVFERTLIDLIKGIRSHANDEEAFIATCLLECRKEATSQDADLKSEAILKLAYLEMLGVDISWASFQIVEVMSSSKILQKQKGYLAAVQSFKPDTDVLMLTTNLLKKDLMSSKVPEITLAIDGLSHFSTLGLARDLYRDVLILLNHSVPYVRKRTILLLYRLCLQYPEAISACIPKLRERLDDPDTSVVNAAVSVICELARRAPKNYLEFAPDLFHLLTTSSNNWMLIKLIKLFASLTPYEPRLVKKLIPSLTDIIENTHAMSLLYECINTIVSGNMLVGHSQCDKLASLCASKLRGFFEDTDQNLKYIALLCLRKLANTHPSLVSAQLDIILKCLVDTDTSIRLRALDLVNEIVNKENIRTIVKTLMLQLIVSSDESAVEDIRNSTATRIIEMTSKSTYMNIADFEWLLTVYVDLANIPGIDTGTLLNNQIIDLCVRVKALRPFSVDIFSQAILDPSYVSTTDCSVSEKRTDILPAIIWCLGEYAEFIEEYLDILDALTRPSFKKCSNLAHRLLLQAITKIFCQWCLEEEPTWGVEKFGLVKLWVEKIVSFIEQFLNFQDMEIQRRASEFYILFNQVSDIVNTSDTMEVLELQKKPPYIVQNTMYKLFFGEPLNPVAVKAQRKVMPDENLDLNCPINGVIEVPKELLENIIQSDDSLINFDTEVPSSGIDTFSKKQFNSLESVPVQRDLSSPFYLSSNQHTTTTNSEPENLNVETSMSDEAFNADKVTKVTKNKRRRKIFTSPSLQAMVVAQDEVPEGISLADIENKENPSNSNVYSLISLDPPLSTNQGSMGDIVLETKSPIRVEKKKSKKKKKKKEKTSGKE